One stretch of Rosistilla oblonga DNA includes these proteins:
- a CDS encoding sigma-70 family RNA polymerase sigma factor: MEVMEKELVDLIAKGKSQGYLTYEEVNNYLPDEDASPEKLDNLLLAIEDQGIELVDESLAGGMLAKGKLTDVDPFVPASELPKASDDPIRMYLSQMAEIPLLSREEEINLAKKIEVTRRQFRRAILESDFALRATVETLRNVHEGKLPFDRTIKVSLTERLTKEQVSARMPHNLRTVGILMDQNKQDFDVIVRKSSSDEARAAARCSFIRRRRKCLQLVEELSLRSRRVTPLMKQLENFSSRMDYIKQRMTQLGNDALSRDEDADLRQELRELIRVTQESPTSLRNRVAKFRKHFEAYEKVKRELSSGNLRLVVSIAKKYRNRGLSFLDLIQEGNTGLMRAVDKYEYRRGFKFSTYATWWIRQAITRAIADQARTIRIPVHMIDVLSKLRQVQKRMLQELRREPTMEEIALETEIPVEEVRRVMDIGRHPVSLDRPVGEGEDSSFGEFIEDNESDNPVRCASNGILRQKIEDLLKTLTYREREIIKLRYGLVDGYSYTLEEVGRIFKVTRERVRQIEAKAVRKLQSPNRADHLEGFLKTEV; this comes from the coding sequence ATGGAAGTGATGGAGAAGGAACTCGTCGATCTGATCGCCAAGGGGAAGTCCCAAGGTTATTTGACTTACGAAGAGGTCAATAACTATCTACCCGACGAGGACGCAAGCCCAGAAAAGCTGGACAATCTTCTGTTGGCGATCGAGGATCAAGGAATTGAGCTCGTCGATGAATCGCTTGCTGGTGGCATGTTGGCCAAGGGCAAGCTGACCGATGTCGATCCGTTTGTCCCTGCGTCGGAGCTGCCTAAAGCAAGCGACGATCCGATTCGGATGTATCTGAGTCAGATGGCAGAGATCCCGTTGCTGTCCCGCGAGGAAGAGATCAACCTCGCGAAGAAGATCGAAGTCACGCGTCGCCAATTCCGTCGTGCGATCCTCGAATCGGACTTCGCGTTGCGAGCCACTGTCGAAACGCTCCGCAATGTTCATGAGGGCAAGCTGCCGTTTGATCGCACGATCAAAGTCTCGTTGACCGAACGGTTGACCAAGGAACAGGTGAGCGCTCGGATGCCGCACAACCTGCGAACCGTTGGCATCTTGATGGACCAGAACAAGCAAGATTTTGATGTGATCGTGCGGAAGAGCAGCAGCGACGAGGCTCGCGCCGCCGCTCGCTGCAGCTTCATTCGCCGCCGCCGCAAATGTCTGCAGTTGGTTGAAGAGTTGAGCCTTCGCAGTCGTCGCGTGACGCCGCTGATGAAACAGTTGGAAAATTTCTCCTCGCGAATGGACTACATCAAGCAACGTATGACCCAACTGGGCAACGACGCTTTGTCCCGCGACGAAGATGCCGACCTGCGACAAGAACTGCGTGAACTGATCCGCGTAACGCAAGAGAGCCCGACCTCGCTACGCAATCGCGTCGCCAAGTTCCGCAAGCACTTCGAGGCTTACGAAAAAGTCAAACGCGAACTCTCCAGCGGCAACCTTCGTCTGGTCGTTTCGATCGCCAAGAAGTACCGCAACCGTGGGCTCAGCTTCTTGGACCTGATCCAAGAGGGGAACACCGGCCTGATGCGAGCCGTCGACAAATACGAATATCGCCGCGGCTTCAAGTTCAGCACTTACGCGACCTGGTGGATTCGCCAAGCGATCACCCGTGCGATCGCCGATCAAGCTCGCACGATCCGCATCCCGGTTCACATGATCGATGTGCTCAGCAAGCTGCGTCAGGTTCAAAAACGCATGCTGCAAGAATTGCGTCGCGAACCGACGATGGAAGAGATCGCGTTGGAGACCGAGATCCCGGTTGAGGAGGTTCGCCGCGTGATGGACATCGGTCGCCATCCGGTCAGCCTCGACCGTCCTGTTGGCGAAGGGGAAGACAGCAGCTTTGGCGAGTTCATCGAAGACAACGAGAGCGACAACCCGGTCCGCTGTGCCAGCAATGGTATTCTGCGACAGAAGATCGAAGACCTGTTGAAGACGTTGACTTATCGCGAGCGTGAGATCATCAAGCTGCGGTACGGTTTGGTCGATGGCTACAGCTACACGCTCGAAGAAGTCGGCAGGATCTTTAAGGTCACGCGTGAACGCGTTCGCCAAATCGAAGCGAAAGCTGTTCGCAAGCTGCAAAGCCCCAACCGCGCCGACCACTTGGAAGGCTTTTTGAAGACCGAGGTTTAG
- a CDS encoding DUF1501 domain-containing protein → MILLWMTGGPSHIDMWDMKPDRPLNNRGPFSPIQTAIPGEFICEHLPRQAAMMDKFTLIRSVDCRSSSHEPNMVMQTGNRDAAPRTNRLGANYPSIASIIAKERGPNQPNMPAYVAFQKAAGHVGHAGYLGHAFDPFQGNAAAKLPIYDTVGKDSGRISDAPMFNFAKDLSFERIEQRQQLLKQLDQVRRNLDHSPAVQTLDQYQQQAIQTLTGSHVQKAFDLEQESQATRDAYGDHLWCQQALMARRLVESGVSFVTIDLSYHPSSGTWDNHGDNIPPYGGIERGLKPLLPLFDRLITTLVSDLDQRNMLDDVLVVAMGEFGRTPNMGTQGSTDGRNHWPQVMSMCLAGGGMRHGQIIGATEKDGGQIKNRPVTPGDLAATIYHHMGVPQNVTYEDTRGRPHFAVQENGRPIAELI, encoded by the coding sequence GTGATTCTGCTGTGGATGACCGGTGGTCCCAGCCACATCGACATGTGGGACATGAAGCCCGATCGGCCGCTGAATAATCGCGGTCCCTTCTCGCCGATTCAGACGGCGATCCCGGGCGAATTCATCTGCGAACACCTGCCGCGACAAGCGGCGATGATGGATAAGTTTACGCTCATCCGTTCGGTCGATTGTCGCAGCAGCAGCCATGAACCGAACATGGTCATGCAGACCGGCAACCGCGACGCGGCGCCGCGAACGAATCGGCTCGGCGCCAACTATCCCTCGATCGCTTCGATCATCGCCAAGGAACGCGGGCCCAATCAACCGAACATGCCCGCTTACGTCGCCTTCCAGAAAGCTGCGGGGCACGTCGGGCACGCCGGTTATCTCGGCCACGCCTTCGACCCGTTCCAAGGGAACGCCGCGGCAAAACTGCCGATCTACGACACCGTGGGGAAGGACAGTGGCCGGATCTCCGACGCGCCGATGTTCAACTTCGCGAAGGATTTGAGCTTCGAACGGATCGAACAGCGTCAGCAATTGTTGAAGCAACTGGATCAGGTTCGGCGAAACCTCGACCACTCCCCCGCCGTGCAGACGTTGGATCAGTACCAACAGCAAGCGATCCAGACGCTGACCGGCAGCCATGTCCAGAAGGCATTCGATTTAGAGCAGGAGTCGCAGGCGACTCGCGATGCTTACGGCGATCACTTGTGGTGCCAACAGGCGTTGATGGCGCGGCGGTTAGTTGAATCGGGAGTCTCGTTTGTCACGATCGACCTCAGCTACCATCCCTCCTCGGGAACCTGGGACAACCACGGCGACAACATTCCGCCGTACGGTGGAATCGAACGCGGATTGAAGCCACTGCTGCCGCTGTTCGATCGTTTGATCACGACGCTAGTTTCGGATCTCGATCAGCGGAACATGCTGGACGATGTCTTAGTCGTTGCGATGGGAGAATTTGGCCGGACGCCGAACATGGGAACCCAGGGCAGCACCGATGGCCGCAACCACTGGCCGCAAGTGATGTCGATGTGTTTGGCCGGCGGCGGAATGCGACACGGCCAGATCATCGGCGCCACTGAAAAGGATGGGGGCCAGATCAAGAACCGTCCCGTGACGCCGGGCGACTTGGCGGCGACGATCTATCACCACATGGGCGTGCCGCAAAACGTGACCTACGAGGACACGCGCGGCCGGCCCCACTTTGCTGTCCAAGAGAACGGACGCCCGATCGCCGAACTGATTTAA
- a CDS encoding DUF1501 domain-containing protein — protein MNNESVSSELQRLRLQHQTRRHFLRSCPTGLGALWLAMQNSPGYAAPSQALPVHDANNPLSPIQPPLPAKAKRVIFLHMIGAPSQLELFDYKPDLKRLDGHDCPQSFLEGKRFAFIQGTPKMLGPQYPFEQHGESGAWVSDRMPHFAKHVDDVCFIKTMVTDQFNHGPAQLMVHTGQARMGSPSIGSWATWGLGSENEDLPGFMVLLSGGRQPRVGKALWSGGFLPSVYQGVQCRSQGDPVLDISNPAGVSRDQRRQVLDALSKLNQRTSVEFGDPETLTRIAQYEMAFRMQTAVPDAMRIDDEPAHVHAMYGTQPGKESFANNCLLARRLAERDVRFIQLFDWGWDSHGAGKDEALNEGFKSKCQQIDRPIAALLADLKQRDMLKDTLVVWSGEFGRTPMRENRGGTEMRFVGRDHNPGAFTLWMAGGGTKPGMTYGETDAVGYSAAINPVQLRDFHATMLHLLGFDHNRFSFPFQGLDQKLTGVKPATLIKDVLA, from the coding sequence ATGAACAATGAATCTGTCTCCAGCGAATTGCAACGGTTGAGGTTACAGCACCAAACCCGACGCCACTTTCTCCGCAGCTGCCCGACCGGGCTGGGAGCGTTGTGGTTGGCAATGCAGAACTCACCGGGATACGCAGCCCCTTCCCAAGCTCTGCCGGTGCACGATGCCAACAATCCGCTCAGCCCAATCCAGCCGCCGCTGCCGGCAAAGGCGAAGCGTGTGATCTTCCTTCACATGATCGGCGCCCCAAGTCAGTTGGAGCTGTTCGACTACAAACCCGATCTCAAACGACTCGACGGCCACGATTGCCCCCAATCGTTTTTGGAGGGCAAGCGATTTGCGTTTATCCAGGGGACTCCCAAGATGCTGGGGCCGCAATATCCTTTCGAACAGCACGGGGAGAGTGGGGCGTGGGTCTCGGACCGGATGCCCCACTTCGCAAAACATGTCGACGATGTCTGTTTCATCAAAACGATGGTAACCGACCAATTTAATCACGGCCCGGCTCAGTTGATGGTTCATACCGGACAGGCTCGGATGGGAAGTCCATCGATCGGTTCGTGGGCCACCTGGGGACTGGGCTCCGAAAACGAGGACCTTCCCGGCTTCATGGTGCTGCTTTCCGGAGGTCGCCAACCGCGAGTCGGCAAAGCTCTTTGGAGCGGCGGTTTCCTGCCATCGGTCTACCAAGGAGTGCAGTGTCGGTCGCAGGGCGATCCCGTCCTCGACATCTCCAACCCCGCTGGCGTTTCCCGCGATCAACGACGCCAGGTTCTCGATGCGTTGAGCAAGCTGAACCAGCGGACTAGCGTCGAGTTTGGCGATCCCGAAACTCTAACCCGGATCGCGCAATACGAAATGGCGTTCCGCATGCAAACCGCGGTCCCCGACGCGATGAGAATCGATGACGAACCGGCACACGTGCACGCGATGTATGGAACTCAGCCGGGGAAGGAATCGTTTGCCAACAATTGTTTGCTGGCCCGGCGATTGGCCGAGCGTGATGTCCGTTTTATCCAGTTGTTCGACTGGGGCTGGGATTCGCACGGCGCTGGCAAAGATGAAGCGCTCAACGAAGGATTCAAGAGCAAGTGCCAGCAGATCGATCGTCCGATCGCCGCCTTGCTAGCCGACCTAAAACAACGCGACATGCTCAAAGACACATTGGTAGTTTGGAGCGGCGAGTTCGGCCGAACTCCGATGCGAGAGAACCGCGGCGGCACCGAAATGCGATTCGTGGGACGCGATCACAACCCCGGCGCCTTCACGTTATGGATGGCCGGGGGCGGAACAAAACCAGGGATGACCTACGGCGAGACCGATGCCGTTGGCTACTCTGCCGCAATAAACCCCGTGCAGCTGCGCGATTTCCACGCCACGATGCTCCATCTGTTGGGCTTCGACCACAACCGATTCAGCTTCCCATTCCAGGGGCTCGATCAAAAGCTGACTGGCGTCAAACCGGCAACGCTAATCAAAGACGTTTTGGCTTAG